In the genome of Telluria beijingensis, one region contains:
- a CDS encoding MHYT domain-containing protein: MLQLFNAPTDPTMLAYGVYEPRLVVLSLLVAIFSSWMGLQITGRASTNAAHRAIVLGTGSLALGAGVWSMHFIGMLAFNLCTPVHYDHGITLLSALPSIGASWIALNLISRPQLRLAHLLVGGVLVGAGIGAMHYAGMAGMRMRLDLYYDPAMFALSIVVAVVLATLALGVRHGLSRFESMTESRRLLIAAVVMGCAIAGMHYTGMAAARFAGEVDPLGLSGSNSDFLALSITVITVALSLGVVAANGLLRYRAMYLDLARSEAWMRALLTTTVDGVITVGRDGTITEFNASAERIFGWQRDEIVGRNIGELLTEQDRQAECSLLDVLRLGSLEGVNTSTETFGLRKDGSLLPVRGALGHARLGDQDLFVCFVTDISERRAMEQALQTSEQQFRSLIGNIPGIGYRSMLGGDWPMVFISDAVQLVTGYPASDFLGTPPRRVFGALIHAEDRVRVTKEIGAALREDRPFLVEYRLLHADGSVRWMWENGTAARDDAGEIQWLDGVILDITERRQMEEALRAAKDTAEQAAAARATFVANMSHEIRTPMNSILGFTDVLLDGELNVEQRRHLDTIRSAGRALLRLLNEILDTAKLEKGAVELEQNDYNLLSLIDELSSTLAANARAKGLHLDIQYDPALPTGLRGDELRMRQVLTNLLDNAIKFTAQGSVTLKVGAQGDQLCIAVTDTGIGIAPERLLAIFDPFTQADASMTRRFGGTGLGTTISKQLVELMGGRIWAESELGRGTTFHVRVPLVLARFAQQAPRVRSAAVLPPLRVLVADDVPQNLELMQLLMTRRGHTMTAVRDGAAVVELAADGEYDVALMDFQMPTMDGLAATRAIRANEERTGRSRLPVIAMTASVLQEHRTASVDAGMDGFASKPVDWFALSHEIARVLGLSNSAPDTQTGPSAPREVLNRRAGLHRWSNREDAYAEALEHFGRQYADLGQALRLHAAGGEHQHLRMLAHKARGAAANIGLELLADALAALEQAANAVPTDARQVANTLVVANNALDAALDALRAVAATPTPAPQGATVDLARARRAGGVLLEALRRGALNDGAMASLAAALAAHPAATRVTQVQSAISDFDFDLALEHLEAIMGQLGDAAEDETTDATDDSPA, translated from the coding sequence ATGTTGCAACTATTTAACGCCCCCACCGATCCGACCATGCTGGCCTATGGCGTCTACGAGCCGCGCCTGGTCGTGCTGTCGCTGCTGGTGGCGATCTTTTCTTCCTGGATGGGCCTGCAGATCACGGGCCGCGCCAGCACCAATGCGGCGCACCGCGCCATCGTGCTCGGTACCGGCAGCCTGGCGCTGGGCGCCGGCGTCTGGTCGATGCACTTCATCGGCATGCTGGCCTTTAACCTGTGCACGCCGGTCCATTACGACCACGGCATCACGCTGCTGTCGGCCCTGCCCAGCATCGGCGCCTCGTGGATCGCGCTGAACCTGATCTCGCGCCCGCAACTGCGCCTGGCGCACCTGCTGGTGGGCGGCGTGCTGGTCGGCGCCGGCATCGGCGCCATGCACTACGCCGGCATGGCCGGCATGCGCATGCGCCTCGACCTGTACTACGACCCGGCCATGTTCGCGCTGTCGATCGTGGTCGCGGTGGTGCTGGCCACGCTGGCCCTGGGCGTGCGCCACGGCCTGTCGCGCTTCGAGTCGATGACCGAGTCGCGCCGCCTGCTCATCGCGGCGGTGGTGATGGGCTGCGCGATCGCCGGCATGCACTACACCGGCATGGCGGCCGCGCGCTTCGCCGGCGAGGTCGATCCGCTCGGCCTGTCCGGCTCCAACAGCGACTTCCTGGCGCTGTCGATCACCGTCATCACGGTGGCGCTGTCGCTGGGCGTGGTCGCCGCCAACGGCCTGCTGCGCTACCGCGCGATGTACCTCGACCTGGCGCGCAGCGAAGCCTGGATGCGCGCCCTGCTCACTACCACCGTCGACGGCGTGATCACGGTCGGACGCGACGGCACCATCACCGAATTCAATGCCTCGGCCGAACGCATCTTCGGCTGGCAACGCGACGAGATCGTCGGCCGCAATATCGGCGAACTGCTGACCGAACAGGATCGCCAGGCCGAATGCAGCCTGCTCGACGTGCTGCGCCTGGGCAGCCTGGAAGGCGTCAACACCAGTACCGAAACCTTCGGCCTGCGCAAGGACGGCAGCCTGTTGCCGGTGCGCGGCGCGCTCGGCCATGCCCGGCTCGGCGACCAGGACCTGTTCGTCTGCTTCGTCACCGACATCAGCGAGCGGCGCGCGATGGAACAGGCGCTGCAGACGAGCGAACAGCAGTTCCGTTCCCTGATCGGCAATATCCCCGGCATCGGCTACCGCAGCATGCTGGGCGGAGACTGGCCGATGGTCTTCATCAGCGATGCCGTGCAACTGGTGACTGGCTACCCGGCAAGCGACTTCCTGGGCACGCCGCCGCGCCGCGTGTTCGGCGCGCTGATCCACGCCGAGGACCGCGTCCGCGTCACGAAGGAAATCGGCGCCGCCCTGCGCGAAGACCGGCCATTCCTGGTCGAATACCGCCTGCTGCATGCCGACGGCAGCGTGCGCTGGATGTGGGAAAACGGCACCGCCGCGCGCGACGACGCCGGCGAGATCCAGTGGCTGGACGGCGTCATCCTCGACATCACCGAGCGGCGCCAGATGGAAGAAGCGCTGCGCGCGGCCAAGGATACGGCCGAGCAGGCCGCGGCCGCGCGCGCCACCTTCGTGGCCAATATGAGCCACGAGATCCGCACTCCGATGAATTCGATCCTCGGCTTCACCGACGTGCTGCTGGACGGCGAACTGAACGTGGAGCAGCGGCGCCACCTGGACACCATCCGCAGCGCCGGCCGCGCCCTGCTGCGCCTGCTCAACGAAATCCTCGACACCGCCAAGCTCGAAAAAGGCGCGGTCGAGCTGGAACAGAACGACTACAACCTGCTGTCGCTGATCGACGAACTGTCCTCGACCCTGGCCGCCAATGCGCGCGCCAAGGGCCTGCACCTGGACATCCAGTACGATCCGGCGCTGCCGACCGGCCTGCGCGGCGACGAGCTGCGCATGCGCCAGGTGCTGACCAACCTGCTCGACAATGCGATCAAGTTCACGGCGCAGGGCAGCGTGACGCTCAAGGTCGGCGCCCAGGGCGACCAGCTGTGCATCGCCGTGACCGACACCGGGATCGGCATCGCGCCCGAGCGCCTGCTGGCCATCTTCGACCCGTTCACCCAGGCCGACGCTTCGATGACGCGCCGCTTCGGCGGCACGGGCCTCGGCACCACGATCAGCAAGCAGCTGGTCGAACTGATGGGCGGGCGGATCTGGGCCGAGAGCGAGCTGGGACGCGGCACCACCTTCCACGTGCGGGTGCCGCTGGTGCTGGCGCGCTTCGCGCAGCAGGCGCCACGCGTGCGCAGCGCCGCCGTGCTGCCGCCGCTGCGCGTGCTGGTGGCCGACGACGTGCCGCAGAACCTGGAACTGATGCAGCTCCTGATGACCCGCCGCGGCCACACGATGACCGCGGTGCGCGACGGCGCCGCGGTGGTCGAGCTGGCGGCCGACGGCGAATACGACGTGGCGCTGATGGACTTCCAGATGCCGACCATGGATGGCCTGGCCGCGACCCGCGCAATTCGCGCCAATGAAGAGCGCACTGGCCGCTCGCGCCTGCCGGTGATCGCGATGACCGCCAGCGTGCTGCAGGAACACCGCACTGCCAGCGTCGACGCCGGCATGGACGGTTTCGCCAGCAAGCCGGTCGACTGGTTCGCGCTGTCGCACGAGATCGCGCGCGTGCTCGGCCTGTCGAACAGCGCGCCGGACACGCAAACCGGGCCCAGTGCGCCGCGCGAGGTGCTCAACCGGCGTGCCGGCCTGCACCGCTGGAGCAACCGCGAGGATGCCTATGCCGAGGCGCTCGAGCACTTCGGCCGCCAGTACGCCGACCTGGGCCAGGCGTTGCGCCTGCACGCGGCCGGCGGCGAGCACCAGCATCTGCGCATGCTGGCGCACAAGGCGCGCGGCGCGGCCGCCAACATCGGCCTCGAACTGCTGGCGGATGCCCTGGCCGCGCTGGAGCAGGCCGCCAACGCGGTGCCGACCGACGCGCGCCAGGTGGCCAACACGCTGGTGGTGGCCAACAACGCGCTCGACGCGGCGCTGGACGCGCTGCGCGCCGTGGCGGCGACGCCAACCCCGGCGCCGCAAGGCGCCACGGTCGACCTGGCGCGTGCGCGCCGCGCCGGCGGCGTGCTGCTCGAGGCACTGCGCCGCGGCGCCCTGAACGACGGCGCCATGGCCAGCCTGGCCGCGGCCCTGGCGGCCCACCCGGCCGCCACCCGCGTGACCCAGGTCCAGTCCGCGATTTCCGATTTCGACTTCGACCTCGCCCTCGAGCACCTGGAGGCCATCATGGGCCAGCTGGGCGATGCGGCGGAGGACGAAACCACCGACGCTACCGACGATTCACCAGCATGA
- a CDS encoding NAD-dependent epimerase/dehydratase family protein yields MTRLATDDVSALAARATGREGEGRRALITGLRGFTGHYLASELTAAGYRVFGTAMPGDALGPDMFAVDLCDREALAAMVAEVQPDVVAHLAGIAFVGHANVEAIYRVNVVGTRNLLEALAASDHRPSSVLLASSANIYGNANVPVIDESVPPAPANDYAVSKLAMEYMARLWMDKLPITIARPFNYTGVGQAENFLLPKIVNHFRRNEKRIELGNLAIARDFSDVRMVAHCYRRLLAAAPAGEAFNVCSSVPHSLSSVIETMGEIAGYQIDVQVNPAFVRANDVLQLTGSNRKLAAAIGELAPTPLHETLDWMYRA; encoded by the coding sequence ATGACGCGCCTGGCCACGGATGACGTTTCCGCCCTCGCCGCCAGGGCGACGGGGCGCGAAGGGGAGGGCCGCCGCGCCCTGATCACGGGCCTGCGCGGCTTCACCGGCCATTACCTGGCCTCGGAACTCACGGCCGCCGGCTACCGCGTGTTCGGCACCGCGATGCCGGGCGACGCGCTCGGGCCGGACATGTTTGCGGTGGATTTATGCGACCGCGAGGCGCTGGCCGCCATGGTCGCCGAAGTCCAGCCCGACGTCGTGGCCCACCTGGCCGGCATCGCCTTCGTCGGCCATGCCAACGTCGAGGCGATCTACCGCGTCAACGTAGTCGGCACCCGCAACCTGCTGGAAGCGCTGGCTGCAAGCGACCATCGCCCGAGCAGCGTGCTGCTGGCCTCGTCGGCCAATATCTATGGCAATGCCAATGTGCCGGTGATCGACGAAAGCGTGCCGCCGGCGCCGGCCAACGATTACGCGGTCAGCAAGCTGGCGATGGAATACATGGCGCGCCTGTGGATGGACAAGCTGCCGATCACGATCGCGCGGCCTTTCAACTACACCGGCGTGGGCCAGGCAGAGAATTTCTTGCTGCCAAAGATCGTCAATCACTTCCGCCGCAACGAGAAGCGCATCGAATTGGGCAACCTCGCCATCGCCCGCGATTTCTCCGACGTGCGCATGGTGGCGCACTGCTATCGCCGCCTGCTGGCGGCGGCGCCGGCCGGCGAGGCCTTCAATGTCTGTTCCAGCGTCCCGCACTCGCTGTCGAGCGTGATCGAGACGATGGGCGAGATCGCCGGCTACCAGATCGACGTGCAGGTGAATCCCGCCTTCGTGCGCGCCAACGACGTGCTTCAACTGACTGGCAGCAATCGCAAGCTGGCCGCCGCGATCGGCGAACTGGCGCCGACCCCGCTGCACGAGACCCTGGACTGGATGTACAGGGCGTGA
- a CDS encoding substrate-binding periplasmic protein: MSKGHAWIAAAAVLSTIFCAGALHAAPQPQRQRHLYLTTETSAPSSMLVDGRVAGIATDKLRGALARTGVSYEIALLPWRRAYTAALQQPDTCVYSTTRTAERERLFKWVGPLDSAQWVLMGRADRKLALTSLEQARGLRIGTYHGDARDAYLRSLGFATDAAPNDFLNPQKLMQGRIDLWAASWRRGSTVLQRNGWDKYIVPVLAFRKIEVYLACNPSVPDALVTRLNAELGAMARDGSAQRIERAYAD; the protein is encoded by the coding sequence ATGTCAAAAGGGCACGCCTGGATCGCCGCCGCGGCAGTCCTGTCCACGATATTTTGCGCAGGCGCGCTGCACGCGGCGCCGCAGCCGCAGCGGCAGCGGCACCTGTATCTCACCACCGAGACCTCGGCACCGTCCAGCATGCTCGTGGACGGCCGCGTGGCCGGCATCGCCACCGACAAGCTGCGCGGCGCGCTGGCGCGCACCGGGGTGTCCTACGAGATCGCACTGCTGCCCTGGCGGCGCGCCTATACGGCGGCCCTGCAGCAGCCTGACACCTGCGTGTATTCCACCACCCGCACGGCGGAGCGCGAGAGGCTGTTCAAGTGGGTCGGGCCGCTCGATTCGGCGCAATGGGTATTGATGGGGCGCGCCGACCGCAAGCTGGCGCTCACCAGCCTGGAACAGGCGCGCGGCCTGCGCATCGGCACCTATCACGGCGATGCGCGCGACGCCTACCTGCGCAGCCTGGGCTTCGCCACCGATGCGGCGCCGAACGATTTCCTCAATCCCCAGAAACTGATGCAGGGCCGGATCGACCTGTGGGCCGCCAGCTGGCGCAGGGGCAGCACCGTGTTGCAGCGCAATGGTTGGGACAAGTACATCGTGCCGGTGCTGGCGTTCAGGAAGATCGAGGTCTACCTGGCTTGCAACCCGTCGGTGCCGGACGCGCTGGTGACGCGCCTGAACGCCGAACTCGGCGCGATGGCGCGCGACGGTAGCGCGCAGCGGATCGAGCGCGCCTACGCCGACTGA
- a CDS encoding glycosyltransferase family 4 protein, whose product MRVLHFYKTYHPDSVGGVEQVIRQMCVGTGRLGVTNTVLSLSRHDNLVPFEFEGHMVHRVPLNAEIASNAISVQSIGALARLAKQADVVHYHFPWPFMDLAHFMARVDKPTVVTYHSDIVRQRHLLRLYQPLKHRFLKSVDAIVATSPNYLGSSTVLARYRGKTTVIPFGLDRDTYPQPEPDRLAHWRERVGPKFFLFVGVLRYYKGLHILLEAAKGLDYPIVIVGAGPIEQELKEQAARLGLSNVMFVGAIDEPDKAALLTLCYAVAFPSHLRSEAFGISLLEGAMYGKPMISSEIGTGTTYINVDGDTGLVVPPSDAQALRAAMQALWNNPDLARAMGRRAEQRFEELFTSEKMAANYTALYHELAARRAPKVADTVLEQPGSEFIR is encoded by the coding sequence ATGCGTGTCCTTCATTTCTACAAGACCTACCACCCGGATTCGGTGGGTGGGGTCGAACAGGTGATCCGCCAGATGTGCGTGGGCACCGGCCGCCTCGGCGTGACCAATACCGTACTGTCGCTGTCGCGCCACGACAACCTGGTCCCGTTCGAATTCGAAGGCCATATGGTGCACCGCGTGCCGCTCAATGCCGAAATCGCCTCCAACGCGATCTCGGTGCAATCGATCGGCGCGCTGGCGCGCCTGGCGAAGCAGGCCGACGTGGTGCACTACCACTTTCCGTGGCCCTTCATGGACCTGGCCCACTTCATGGCCCGGGTCGACAAGCCGACAGTGGTCACTTACCACTCCGACATCGTGCGCCAGCGCCATTTGCTGCGCCTGTACCAGCCGCTCAAGCACCGCTTCCTCAAGAGCGTCGATGCGATCGTCGCGACTTCGCCCAACTACCTGGGTTCGTCGACCGTGCTGGCGCGATATCGAGGAAAAACGACAGTGATTCCCTTCGGCCTGGACCGCGACACCTATCCCCAGCCCGAACCCGACCGGCTGGCGCACTGGCGCGAGCGGGTAGGCCCCAAGTTCTTCCTGTTCGTGGGCGTGCTGCGCTACTACAAGGGCCTGCACATCCTGCTCGAGGCGGCGAAAGGCCTCGATTATCCGATCGTGATCGTCGGCGCGGGGCCGATCGAGCAAGAGCTCAAGGAACAGGCGGCGCGCCTCGGCTTGTCCAACGTGATGTTCGTCGGCGCGATCGACGAACCCGACAAGGCCGCGCTGCTGACCTTGTGCTATGCGGTCGCCTTCCCCTCGCACCTGCGCTCGGAAGCCTTCGGCATCTCGCTGCTGGAGGGGGCGATGTATGGCAAGCCGATGATCTCGAGCGAGATCGGCACCGGCACTACCTATATCAACGTCGATGGCGACACCGGGCTGGTGGTGCCGCCGTCCGACGCCCAGGCGCTGCGCGCGGCGATGCAGGCCTTGTGGAATAACCCGGACCTGGCGCGCGCCATGGGCCGGCGCGCTGAGCAGCGCTTCGAAGAGTTGTTTACGTCCGAGAAAATGGCGGCCAACTATACGGCGCTGTATCACGAGCTGGCGGCGCGGCGTGCGCCGAAAGTGGCTGATACGGTGCTCGAGCAGCCTGGGTCGGAATTCATTCGCTGA
- a CDS encoding glycosyltransferase family 4 protein, whose translation MKPADLKVGLGTTMVEPGLTGGRLDGIGVYTRALMQHLPATGCEVAPFSWPRPRQGASGITVGQAFPQSFEAATLVDLVTPRKHRVHMPTDIFHVTDYRVVRMDCPVVASLHDALPIKHPEWCNPKLRGLKNWLQAKAARKADHVIALSHFAIAELVECFGIDERRVSVVPCGVDEEWLTAPAPSAVAATLASYGLQPGYFFFVGTLQPRKNVERLLDAWLALPAPIRAERALVIVGAPGARSEALVAAIRRAQAAGENLVWLDRLTDHGQLRHLYAGAGVFVFPSLYEGYGIPVLEAFASNVPVVAANTTSLPEVAGDAALLVDPLDSGAIGDAMRILATDSVARARCIAAGRARAEQLTWQNTARLTAKVYRAVLSQ comes from the coding sequence GTGAAACCCGCAGACCTCAAGGTCGGGCTGGGGACGACCATGGTCGAGCCCGGCCTGACGGGTGGCCGCCTGGACGGCATCGGCGTGTATACCCGGGCCTTGATGCAGCACTTGCCCGCGACCGGCTGCGAGGTGGCACCGTTTTCCTGGCCGCGCCCGCGGCAGGGAGCGAGCGGGATCACGGTGGGCCAGGCCTTCCCCCAGTCTTTCGAGGCGGCGACCCTGGTCGACCTGGTGACGCCGCGCAAGCACCGGGTGCACATGCCGACCGACATTTTCCACGTGACCGATTACCGCGTGGTGCGCATGGATTGCCCGGTGGTGGCCAGCCTGCACGACGCGCTGCCGATCAAGCATCCTGAATGGTGCAACCCGAAGTTGCGCGGTCTGAAGAACTGGCTCCAGGCCAAGGCGGCGCGCAAGGCCGACCACGTGATCGCGCTGTCGCACTTCGCCATCGCCGAACTGGTCGAATGCTTCGGCATCGACGAGCGGCGCGTCTCGGTGGTGCCCTGCGGCGTCGACGAGGAGTGGCTCACGGCGCCCGCTCCATCGGCGGTGGCGGCGACCCTGGCGAGCTACGGCCTGCAGCCGGGCTATTTCTTCTTTGTTGGCACGCTGCAGCCGCGCAAGAACGTCGAGCGCCTGCTGGACGCCTGGCTGGCGCTGCCCGCGCCGATCCGCGCCGAGCGCGCCCTGGTGATCGTCGGCGCGCCCGGCGCCCGCAGCGAGGCGCTGGTCGCGGCGATCAGGCGAGCGCAGGCCGCCGGCGAAAACCTGGTCTGGCTTGATCGCCTGACCGACCACGGGCAATTGCGCCACCTGTATGCCGGCGCCGGCGTGTTCGTCTTTCCGTCCCTGTACGAAGGCTATGGCATTCCGGTACTGGAAGCCTTTGCCTCGAACGTGCCGGTGGTGGCCGCCAACACGACATCGTTGCCGGAAGTGGCGGGCGATGCGGCGCTGCTGGTCGACCCCCTGGACAGTGGCGCCATCGGCGACGCGATGCGGATCCTGGCCACCGACAGTGTTGCGCGCGCGCGCTGTATCGCCGCTGGACGCGCCCGCGCCGAACAACTGACATGGCAAAACACCGCACGCCTGACGGCAAAGGTGTACCGTGCCGTCCTTTCGCAGTAA
- the gmd gene encoding GDP-mannose 4,6-dehydratase, which translates to MQNKRALITGITGQDGAYLAQLLLEKGYHVTGTYRRSSSVNFWRIDELGITAHPNLSLVEYDLTDLASSLRLIETAQPSEVYNLAAQSFVGVSFDQPLTTASITGLGAVNLLEAIRIVNPKIRFYQASTSEMFGKVQAIPQKEDTPFYPRSPYGVAKLYAHWMTINYRESYDIFGSSGILFNHESPLRGREFVTRKITDSVAKIAQGKLDLLELGNMDAKRDWGFAKEYVEGMWRMLQADKPDTYVLATNRTETVRDFVTMAFKAADVTLDWSGSGEQEVAHCSKSGKKLVGVSPKFYRPAEVDLLIGDPEKAKRELGWEPKTTLEELCQMMVDADIRRNQQGFSF; encoded by the coding sequence ATGCAAAACAAACGAGCCCTCATCACCGGTATCACCGGCCAGGATGGCGCCTATTTGGCCCAGTTGCTTCTGGAAAAAGGCTATCACGTCACCGGCACCTACCGCCGTTCGAGCTCGGTCAACTTCTGGCGTATCGATGAACTCGGCATCACCGCGCACCCGAACCTGTCGCTGGTCGAATACGACCTGACCGACCTGGCGTCGAGCCTGCGCCTGATCGAGACCGCGCAGCCGAGCGAGGTGTACAACCTGGCGGCCCAGAGCTTCGTCGGCGTGTCGTTCGACCAGCCGCTGACCACTGCCTCGATTACCGGCCTGGGGGCCGTCAACCTGCTGGAAGCCATCCGCATCGTCAACCCGAAGATCCGCTTCTATCAAGCGTCGACCTCGGAAATGTTCGGCAAGGTGCAAGCCATCCCGCAGAAAGAAGATACGCCGTTCTATCCGCGCAGCCCGTATGGCGTGGCCAAGCTGTACGCGCACTGGATGACCATCAATTACCGCGAGTCCTACGATATCTTCGGTTCCTCGGGCATCCTGTTCAACCACGAGTCGCCGCTGCGCGGCCGCGAGTTCGTGACCCGCAAGATCACCGACTCGGTGGCCAAGATCGCGCAGGGCAAGCTGGACCTGCTCGAGCTGGGCAATATGGACGCCAAGCGCGACTGGGGCTTCGCCAAGGAATACGTCGAGGGCATGTGGCGCATGCTGCAGGCCGACAAGCCTGACACCTATGTGCTGGCGACCAACCGCACCGAGACCGTGCGCGACTTCGTCACCATGGCCTTCAAGGCCGCCGACGTCACGCTGGACTGGAGCGGTTCGGGCGAGCAAGAAGTAGCCCACTGCAGCAAGAGCGGCAAGAAGCTGGTGGGCGTCTCGCCCAAGTTCTACCGTCCGGCCGAAGTCGACCTGCTCATCGGCGACCCCGAGAAAGCCAAGCGCGAGCTGGGCTGGGAGCCGAAGACCACGCTCGAAGAGCTGTGCCAGATGATGGTCGACGCCGACATCCGCCGCAACCAACAGGGCTTCTCGTTCTGA
- a CDS encoding HD domain-containing phosphohydrolase, whose protein sequence is MSQPNTRPLILAVDDEASNLQLLRQILQDHYRLLFAKDGARALELARQEQPDLVLLDVMMPGMSGYEVCAALKAHPATASVPVIFVTALTESADEVEGFEAGAVDYITKPVSPPVVRARVKTHLSLVRMEELRASRLEIVQRLGLAAEYKDNETGLHVIRMSHFSRILGIAAGMTEPEADDLLHAAPMHDVGKIGIPDRILQKPGPLDPDEWKVMQSHVTIGAEIIGEHDGGMLSLARQIALTHHEKYDGSGYPHGLAGENIPLVGRIVAIADVFDALTSIRPYKKAWTEEDAVNFLREQKGRHFDPQLVELFADQLPAIREIRLRWAETA, encoded by the coding sequence ATGAGCCAACCGAATACCCGCCCGTTGATCCTCGCGGTCGACGACGAAGCCAGCAACCTGCAGCTGCTGCGCCAGATCCTGCAGGACCACTACCGCCTGCTGTTCGCCAAGGACGGCGCGCGCGCGCTCGAACTGGCGCGCCAGGAGCAGCCCGACCTGGTGCTGCTGGATGTGATGATGCCCGGCATGTCGGGCTACGAGGTGTGCGCCGCCCTCAAGGCGCATCCCGCCACCGCCTCGGTGCCGGTGATCTTCGTCACCGCCCTGACCGAGAGCGCCGACGAAGTCGAAGGCTTCGAAGCCGGCGCGGTCGACTACATCACCAAGCCGGTCAGCCCGCCGGTGGTGCGCGCGCGCGTGAAGACCCACCTGTCGCTGGTGCGCATGGAAGAGCTGCGCGCCAGCCGCCTGGAGATCGTGCAGCGCCTGGGCCTGGCGGCCGAGTACAAGGACAACGAGACCGGCCTGCACGTCATCCGCATGAGCCACTTCTCACGCATCCTCGGCATCGCGGCCGGCATGACGGAACCCGAGGCCGACGACCTGCTGCACGCGGCGCCGATGCACGACGTGGGCAAGATCGGCATCCCCGACCGCATCCTGCAAAAACCCGGCCCGCTCGATCCCGACGAGTGGAAGGTCATGCAGAGCCACGTGACGATCGGCGCCGAGATCATCGGCGAGCACGATGGCGGCATGCTGTCGCTGGCGCGCCAGATCGCGCTGACCCACCACGAGAAGTATGACGGCAGCGGCTATCCGCACGGGCTGGCGGGCGAAAATATTCCGCTGGTGGGCAGGATCGTGGCGATTGCCGACGTGTTCGATGCCCTGACCTCGATCCGGCCCTACAAGAAGGCCTGGACCGAGGAAGACGCGGTCAACTTCCTGCGCGAGCAGAAGGGCCGCCACTTCGATCCGCAGCTGGTCGAGTTGTTTGCCGACCAGCTGCCGGCGATTCGCGAAATCAGGCTACGCTGGGCCGAGACGGCCTAG